The DNA window ATTCCTGCCTTGGCGGACATCGCCCACGATGCGGGAGCACTGCTCCACGTCGACGCCGCGTGGGGCGGTTTCGTCCTTCCCTTCACCGACTACGAGTGGAACTTCGAGCACGCGGCCGTGGACACGATGGGTATCGACCCGCACAAGATGGGGCAGGCGGCGGTTCCGGCCGGTGGCTTTCTGACCCGCGAAAAGCGCGTCCTGGACGCGCTGGCCGTCGAAACACCGTATCTCGAATCGACATCCCAAGCAACCTTGACCGGAACGCGAAGCGGCGCGGGCGTCGCCAGCGCGTGGGCCGCGATGGACGCGCTCTGGCGTGACGGCTACCGCGAGCAGTTCGAACGCTCACAGGCGAACGCGGAGTGGATAGCGGACGCCTTCGACTCGCGGGGCTACGATGTGGTCGACCCGGTGCTCCCGTTGGTCGCGATCGACGTCCCGCGCGAGACGGTCGAAGCCCTGCAGGAGCGCGGCTGGCGCGTCTCGCCGACCGGCTCGGGCGAACTCCGAATCGTCTGTATGCCCCACGTCACCCGCGCGATGTTGGAGGAGTTCGTCGCGGATTTGGACGCCGTTCGCGCGTAATCGCCGTCGGTTACGACTCGGCTGGTCGCTCCGACTCTTCCACCGGCGCGCCGAGCGTATTTCGTTTGACGCTCTTTATGCCATTCTTCGCGGCTTGTTTCGACGAGTAGCCCTCGCCGCCGTCGGCGATGATGTTCCCGTTTCGGTGTACGAGTCGCCAGCGCCACTCGCCGCCGTGGTCCTCGTACACTTCGAACGTCGCCTGCGCTGGCGGGCGGAGCGCCTCCACGACGCTCCCGTCCTCCTGCGTCACCGCGACGGGCCACGAATCGGGCTCGGTGCCCGTCTCTCTCGTCGTCGATTTCCCCACGTCGCCCCTGTTCGCCAATCGGCCGACGAACCCGGCGACCGACGACCCGTACTCCTCTATCAACTCCGCGCTGAGGCGTTTCTCCAGCACCGATTCGCCGTCGCGGGTGACGGCGATTTCCCGCCCGCGGAGTTCGACCGTTCCGGCCGACTCCTCCCATTCCCCGTCGCGTCGATACTCGACCGTCGCCGTCACCGCCGAGCCGTCGTCCGTGTACGCCACCCGCATTTGCAGCGTCGGATGTACCGTGACGCGGTATTCTCTGTCCGAGTTCACACCCTCGGTTCGTCACGGGTCGGCATCAGTCTGTTTGCTATCTGGTAGCACGTTTCGGGGTCCAATCTCAACCTTTACATCGGTCGATTGCGGACCTACTCCTGTGCTCGATATCCTCGCTTCGGTCGTCGATGTCGCCACGAACGGCGTCGTTCTCGGATCCCTCGGGGGGTTGACGGATGCCGTCGAACACGCGACGGGTTGGTTCGGTCTCGTACTTATCGCCATCTACTCGTTCCTCATCTCGTTCCTTCTTCCCCTCCCCAGTGAGGTCGTCCTCCTCGCACCGCTCGACCTCGGGGTCGGCAAACTCGGACGAATTTCGCTCATCATCCTTCTCAGCGGTCTCGGCAAGGCCGCGGGGAGCGTCTTCGCCTTCCACATCGGTCAGGAGGCGAAACAGTCCGGTCCCGTCATCCGCGCGCTCCGCGGCTCGAAAATCGACATCGTGGAGTGGTCGGAGCGAAAGACGGTCGGTCTCGCTCAGAAGTGGGGGTACCTCGGACTGGCAGGGGCGCTGTGCGTCCCCGGCTTCCCCGATACCATCTCCATCTACGCGTTTTCGATTCTCGAAACGGATTACGTGAAGTTCGCGCTGGCGTCGTTCGCCGGGAGCGTCGGCCGACTGGTGTTGGTGACGCTCGTCGGTGCTGGCGTCCTGTCGCTCTGAAGTGGACCCGACGGGTCGGCGTCGATACCGTCGTTTCTCCGACGTTCTCGTCCGCTCGCTACGAAATGAGTTTACCTGAGAGGATGCTCCGAGTGGAGCAACAGCGAAGCAGCCCTCGAAAGCCCCACCCGCTCGCGGTCGTCGGAAGACGTTCCTGCTCACTTCGTTCGCGGGCGTGCGACTTCCGTGGTCACATTCACGTCCGTTCATGTGACCGCTGTGCGGGATATTCTGGCCTTTCCGCGCCGGAAGAGCACGCTCTTCCGTGCTCTCGTTCGTTGCACTCACGAGAACTCCGTTCCGCTCATCCACCGTCAGAGCGTTGCTCTGACGAGCCATTCGTTCGTTCCGTTGTCACTCACGAAGACCTCGAACGCTTCAATGGGGCGACTCAGACGATGGCTCGCGGCGGTGCCGCTCGCTTGCGAGGTTTCTTTGAAACCTTGCTGTCTTCGTCGCCCCGCCAGCGCGCGCGGTACCGTGGATAACTCGGATTTCTGAAACCGATGGTTCTATCCTCCTTCCGGCGGGCGAGCATTTATATACTGTCACGGACCTATCGCACGGTATGTGCCGGACGGCCCACCTCACTCGGATGCCTATGCGCGGGCAGCAGTAGCGTCGGGTGAATCCTTCTGGGCCGGTCGTCGGTCGGTATCCGGGGTGAAACCCGTCCGTTTGGAATATTCGGAGAGCGACCGCTACGCGAACGACCCCACCAACCATCGAAGACAGTACATCACGCATGACGAGACGAAATCAGGAGCGACGGACGGGACAGGAGAGACGGAAGCGACGGCAGACGGAGAAATCGGCGGTTTTTACACCCACAGAAACGGAGTCGATAGCATGAGTCACGACGACTATCCCACCGAGGAACCCGCGGTGGTGACGTGCGGACTGCCCTACGCGAACGGGGAGTTGCACATCGGCCACCTCCGAACCTACGTCGGCGGCGACGTCTACTCGCGCGCGCTCGAAACGCTCGGCCAGCAGACCGCGTTCGTTTCGGGATCGGACATGCACGGCACGCCGGTCGCCGTCAACGCCGAGAAGGAGGGCGTCTCGCCCCGCGAGTTCGCGCTTCGCCACCACGACAAGTACGAAGCGACGTTCCCCAAGTTCGACATCGAGTTCGACAACTACGGTCATACCGACGACGAGACGAACACGGAACTCACCCAGGAAATCGTCCGCAAACTCGACGAAGAGGGCTACATCTACGAGAAGGAGATCAAAGTCGCGTGGGACCCCATCGAGGACGACCCGCTTCCGGACCGCTACGTCGAGGGGACCTGCCCGTACTGCGGTGCCCACGCCCGCGGCGACGAGTGCGACGAGGGCTGTGGTCGCCACCTCGAACCCGGCGAAATCGAGGACCCGACGAGCATCCGCACCGGCAACCCGGCGGAGTACCGCGAGCGGACGCACAAGTTCTTCCGCGTCTCGGAGCTACAGGAGTACCTGCAGGGGTTCATCGACCGCCTCGAAGGGACGAGCAACGCGAAGAACCAGCCCCGCGAGTGGATAGAGGGCGAACTACAGGACTGGTGTATCTCCCGCGACATGGACTGGGGCATCGATTATCCTGGTGATGAGGGAGATGAAGCGTCCGAAGACCTCGTGCTCTACGTCTGGGTCGATGCACCTATCGAGTACATCGCCAGCACGAAGCAGTACACCGAGCGCGTGGGTGCGGACACCTACGACTGGGAGGAACCGTGGAAGGACGCGGGCGAAATCGTCCACATCATCGGCCGCGATATCATCCAGCACCACACCGTCTTCTGGCCCGCGATGCTCCACGTCGCCGAGTACAACGAACCTCGAGCCGTCATGGCGAGCGGCTTCGTCAACCTGAACGGCAAGGGCTTCTCGACGAGTCGCAACCGCGCCGTCTGGGCCGACGACTATCTGGACGAGGGCTTCGCCCCGGACCTCCTGCGCTACTATCTCGCCACCAACGGCGGCTTCCAGCAGGACGTGGACTTCTCGTGGGACCGCTTCCAGGAGCGCGTCAACGGCGAACTCGTCGGCACGGTCGGCAACTTCGTCTACCGGAGCCTGCTGTTCGCGGCGCGGAACTACGACGGAGCGCCGGACGCCGAGACGAGCGACGAGGTGCGCGAGCGAATCGAAGACGCGATAGACGAGTTCACCGCGGCGGTCAACGACTACTCCATCAAGGACCTCGGCGACGCCGCGACCGCGCTCGCCGCGTTCGGCAACGAGTACATCCAGCGCAACGAACCGTGGAAGCTGACCGACGAGGACCCCGAACGGGCCGAACAGGTCATCTACGACTGCGTGCAGCTGTCGAAGGCGCTCGCCGTGCTCTTCGAGCCGATTCTCCCCGGTAAAGCCGAAACCCTCTGGGCACAACTCGGAGAGGACGGCTCGGTGCACGAGACCGTCGTCGCGGACGCGCTCGCCGCGCCGCGCGGCGACTTCGGCGAACCCGACGAACTGTTCGCCCAAATCGAAGACGAGCGCGTCGAGGAATTGAACGAAACGCTCGACGAACGCATCGAAGCGGCTACGTCGGACGAGGACGAAGCCGACGACGAACACGAGGACGAAACCGTGAGTGACCACAAACCCATCTCGGACGACCGAATCAGCTTCGACGAATTCCAAGACCTCGACCTCCGCGTCGGCCGCATCGAGTCGGCGGAACCGATAGAGGGTGCCGACGCCCTCCTTCGACTCGAAGTCGATATCGGCCCCGAAACCCGGCAGATAGTCGCCGGTCTCAAACAACTCCACGACGTGGAGGACCTCGAAGGGAAGAAAATCGTCGTCGTCGCCAACCTCGAAAAGGCCGAACTGTTCGGCGTCGAGAGCAACGGCATGGTGTTGGCGGCGGGCGAGGAGGCCGACCTGTTGACGACCCACGCCGACGCCGAACCGGGCACGAAAATCAAGTAGTCGCGGTTCAGAGGTCGTCTACGAGCGTTGCGAAGTCCTCCATCGGAATTATTTCCATCGTCTGCATGTCGAGGCCGTAGCGTTCGATGCACAGCGACGCTTGATACGCGGCGTCCCGGTCCTCGGCGTCGATGACGAGGAGGAAATCGTACTCTCCGAGGATTGCGTACGTCGATTCGAGCGTCGCGCTGTGGGTTTCCAGTTCGTTTCGGACGTCCCCCCAAATCGACGCGAGTTCCTGTACGTTCTGGTAGTCCCGTTCGACGGTGACGAGCGAGGCGTACGTCGACATATTTTCCCGCTTTGGAGGCAACACAAATATCGGTTGTGGCCGGATGTGTCACCGTTTGAACTCGGCCGCGAGTTAACTGTAGGGTTTTTTTGGGGGCACGCACCAATCATCGCGCATGAGAAACGCGAAAATCGTCTGTACCCTCGGACCCGCGTCCGATTCCAGGAGCACGGTTCGAGAACTCGCAAACGCCGGTATGACCGTCGCGCGGGTGAACGCGAGCCACGGCTCGCGCGAGGACCGAGCCGAACTCATCGACACGATTCGCCGCGTCGACGAGGCGACCGAAAACCCGCTTTCGGCCATGCTCGACATGCAAGGGCCGGAAATCCGAACCGCGGAAGTGGACGAGCCCATCACCCTCGAAACCGGTTCGACCGTCCGGTTCGTGGAGGGCGACGACGCGACGCCGGAGGAGGTCGGCCTCTCCGTTTCTATCTCGAACGCCGAACCCGGCGACGCCGTTCTTTTGGACGACGGTCGAATCGAGACGGAGGTCGAGGAAGTCGAGGACGACGCCGTCGTCGCGCACGTCGTGAGCGGCGGCGAGTTGAGCAGTCGCAAGGGTGTCAACGTCCCCGGCGTCGAACTGGGTCTCAGCGTCGTCACCGAGAAGGACCGGCAGGACCTCCGTCTCGCGGCCGAGAAGGGTGCCGATTTCGTCGCCGCGAGTTTCGTCCGCGACGCCGACGACGTGTACGAGGTCAGCAAGGTACTGGAGGAGTTCGGTGCCGACATCCCCATCATCGCCAAAATCGAGCGGCGCGGCGCGGTCGATAACCTGGACGAAATCGTGGACGCGGCCTACGGCGTGATGGTCGCCCGCGGCGACCTCGGCGTCGAGTGTCCGATGGAGGACGTGCCGATGATTCAAAAGCGCATCATCAGGACGTGCCAGCAGGCCGGAGTTCCGGTTATCACCGCGACGGAGATGTTGGACTCGATGGTCCACTCCCGACGGCCGACGAGGGCGGAGGCGTCCGACGTGGCGAACGCCGTCCTCGACGGGACCGACGCCGTGATGCTCTCCGGTGAGACGGCCATCGGCGACCATCCGGTTCGCGTCGTGGAGACGATGGACCGCATCGTCCGTGAGGTCGAGGAGAGCGATGAGTACGACGAGACGCTCGAACAGCGCGTCCCGATGAGCGACGACACGCGCACCGACGCCATCGCTCGATCGGCCCGCTACCTCGCCCGCGACATCGGCGCGAGCGCGGTGGTCGCCGCCAGCGAATCCGGGTACACCGCGCTGAAGGTGGCGAAGTTCCGCCCCGGCGTGCCGGTCGTGGCGACGACGCCGAACGACAGGGTTCGACGGAAACTCGCCCTCTCGTGGGGCGTCAACGCCCAGTACACCGACCTCGGCCACAGCGTCGAAACCATCGTGGAGGACGGCGTGCAGGCCGCGCTCGACGCCGGTGTCGCGGAAAGCGGTGACACGGTCGTCGTCCTCTCGGGTATGATGAGCGAACTGGACGGTTCGGACACGGCGAACATGTTGAAGGTGCACGTCGCCGCGGAAACCATCGCGACGGGGCGGAGCGTGGTTCGCGGGCAAACCGTGGGACCGGCGGTGCGGTCTTCGACCGGCGACCTCTCGGAGGTTCCGTCGGGGGGCATCCTCGTCCTCGAACCGGATTTCGACGGCGAGTTCACCGGCGATACCTCACGCCTCGCCGGTATCGTGGATTCCCGTCCGGGGATGACCGGCTATCCGGCGTTGATCGCGCGCGAACTGGAGATCCCGATGATAAGCGGCGCGCCGCTCGGCCCGACCGTCAGCGACGGCGACGAGATCACCCTCGATGCGGAACGCGGCGTCGTGTACGACGGCGACGTTCGCTCGTACGACCGCTCGTAGCCAGCCTTTTGGTCACCGGACCCGTATCCTGACGTATGTCCGACTGGAAGTACGACGTGGACGATGTTGGTGAGGATGCCGACGATGCATCTCCCGACGTTTTCGCCGAGAGCGAACCTCTCGAACCGGGGTCCCCTTCGGCAGAGAACGTGCTGTTCGTGCTGCTCGGTGTTCTGACTGTCGTCTTCATGTTTCTCCACGTCACCGGCGTCGCCTAACCCACAAACCCTTAATCGTTCGACACCAAGGCCCACCCATGGCATCGCCCTTCGATTCGCTTGCGCTTTTACTCGTCATCGCGGGTGCAGGGCTCGCGTTCGCGGAGGCGCTCATCCCCGGTGCACACTTTATCGTGGTCGGTATCGCCCTCCTCCTCGCCGGATTGCTCGCCCTCCTCTTTCCGCCGCTCGCCCAGCCGTTCGTGCTCTCGTTCCTCGTTCTCGCGTTCGGCGCGCTCGCGTTCTACGGCTATCGGAACCTCGACCTGTACGGTGGCAAAGGCTCCGGTCGAACGAAGGACTCCGATTCGCTGAAAGGAACGACCGGTCACGTCACCGAACGCGTTACGCGCTCGGGCGGACAGGTGAAACTGGAAAGCGGCGGCTTCAACCCCTACTTCGCCGCTCGGTCGATGGACGGTGAAATCCCCGAGGGGACGGAAGTGATGGTCATCGACCCCGGCGGCGGTAACGTCGTCAAGGTCGAACCCATCGATTTCATCGAGGACGCCATCGACCGCGAACTCGCACGCGAGCGAGCCGGCAAGGAGAAGGAGACGGAAGAATTGTAATTATCGACTCCTTTCGTGTCGAATAATATGGGATAAAGTAGCAGAATACTTAACAAGTATCTCTCCCAACATCCGAACGTAATGCTGCCCACAATACCCCTGCAGAGCGCTCCCATGACTGGGGGCTTTATGATAGTCGCACTGCTGTTGTTACTGCTCGCCGTCGTCACCATCTGGCAGGCAGTCGAAATCGTTCAAGCGACGGAGAAGCGAGCGCTGACCGTCTTCGGTGAGTACCGCAAACTCCTCGAACCGGGTATCAACTTCGTTCCGCCGTTCGTTAGCAAAACCTATCGCTTCGATATGCGGACACAGACGCTCGACGTGCCGCGCCAGGAAGCCATCACGCGCGACAACTCGCCCGTGACCGCCGACGCCGTGGTCTACATCAAGGTGATGGACGCGAAGAAGGCGTTCCTCGAAGTCGAGGATTACAAACGCGCCGTCTCGAACCTCGCCCAGACGACGCTCCGTGCCGTTCTCGGTGACATGGAACTCGACGACACGCTCAACAAGCGCCAGGAGATCAACGCGAAAATCCGCCGCGAACTCGACGAACCCACGGACGAGTGGGGAATTCGCGTCGAGAGCGTCGAAGTCCGTGAAGTCAACCCGTCCAAGGACGTCCAGCAGGCGATGGAGCAACAGACCAGCGCCGAACGGAAGCGCCGCGCCATGATTCTCGAAGCGCAAGGTGAACGACGGAGCGCCATCGAGAAAGCGGAGGGTGACAAGCAGTCCAACATCATCCGCGCGCAAGGTGAGAAACAGAGCCAGATCCTCGA is part of the Haladaptatus paucihalophilus DX253 genome and encodes:
- a CDS encoding GYD domain-containing protein, whose amino-acid sequence is MSTYASLVTVERDYQNVQELASIWGDVRNELETHSATLESTYAILGEYDFLLVIDAEDRDAAYQASLCIERYGLDMQTMEIIPMEDFATLVDDL
- the mfnA gene encoding tyrosine decarboxylase MfnA, with translation MQVAASQSFRRVLSSMCTEPHPAARDAAERFLASNPGDPTTYPSVSALEDEAVSLLGDITGLSNPHGYVASGGTEANIQAVRAARNLAATDDPNVVAPESAHFSFQKAADVLGVELRLAAVADDRRADPDAMAELVDDDTVLVVGIAGTTEYGRVDPIPALADIAHDAGALLHVDAAWGGFVLPFTDYEWNFEHAAVDTMGIDPHKMGQAAVPAGGFLTREKRVLDALAVETPYLESTSQATLTGTRSGAGVASAWAAMDALWRDGYREQFERSQANAEWIADAFDSRGYDVVDPVLPLVAIDVPRETVEALQERGWRVSPTGSGELRIVCMPHVTRAMLEEFVADLDAVRA
- the metG gene encoding methionine--tRNA ligase; amino-acid sequence: MSHDDYPTEEPAVVTCGLPYANGELHIGHLRTYVGGDVYSRALETLGQQTAFVSGSDMHGTPVAVNAEKEGVSPREFALRHHDKYEATFPKFDIEFDNYGHTDDETNTELTQEIVRKLDEEGYIYEKEIKVAWDPIEDDPLPDRYVEGTCPYCGAHARGDECDEGCGRHLEPGEIEDPTSIRTGNPAEYRERTHKFFRVSELQEYLQGFIDRLEGTSNAKNQPREWIEGELQDWCISRDMDWGIDYPGDEGDEASEDLVLYVWVDAPIEYIASTKQYTERVGADTYDWEEPWKDAGEIVHIIGRDIIQHHTVFWPAMLHVAEYNEPRAVMASGFVNLNGKGFSTSRNRAVWADDYLDEGFAPDLLRYYLATNGGFQQDVDFSWDRFQERVNGELVGTVGNFVYRSLLFAARNYDGAPDAETSDEVRERIEDAIDEFTAAVNDYSIKDLGDAATALAAFGNEYIQRNEPWKLTDEDPERAEQVIYDCVQLSKALAVLFEPILPGKAETLWAQLGEDGSVHETVVADALAAPRGDFGEPDELFAQIEDERVEELNETLDERIEAATSDEDEADDEHEDETVSDHKPISDDRISFDEFQDLDLRVGRIESAEPIEGADALLRLEVDIGPETRQIVAGLKQLHDVEDLEGKKIVVVANLEKAELFGVESNGMVLAAGEEADLLTTHADAEPGTKIK
- a CDS encoding SPFH domain-containing protein — encoded protein: MIVALLLLLLAVVTIWQAVEIVQATEKRALTVFGEYRKLLEPGINFVPPFVSKTYRFDMRTQTLDVPRQEAITRDNSPVTADAVVYIKVMDAKKAFLEVEDYKRAVSNLAQTTLRAVLGDMELDDTLNKRQEINAKIRRELDEPTDEWGIRVESVEVREVNPSKDVQQAMEQQTSAERKRRAMILEAQGERRSAIEKAEGDKQSNIIRAQGEKQSQILEAQGDAVSTVLRAKSAESMGERAVIEKGMETLQAIGEGESTTFVLPQELSSLVGRYGKHLTGSDVAIDGKQDLESLDFDSETRELLGLDDIDEILGQIDEEAEMDVEAMEKEAQAIKEGEDKANIKSADEVISEMDAEMKSDQAESPDSESESELETEVE
- a CDS encoding DUF7312 domain-containing protein, which encodes MSDWKYDVDDVGEDADDASPDVFAESEPLEPGSPSAENVLFVLLGVLTVVFMFLHVTGVA
- a CDS encoding YqaA family protein, with the protein product MLDILASVVDVATNGVVLGSLGGLTDAVEHATGWFGLVLIAIYSFLISFLLPLPSEVVLLAPLDLGVGKLGRISLIILLSGLGKAAGSVFAFHIGQEAKQSGPVIRALRGSKIDIVEWSERKTVGLAQKWGYLGLAGALCVPGFPDTISIYAFSILETDYVKFALASFAGSVGRLVLVTLVGAGVLSL
- a CDS encoding NfeD family protein, giving the protein MASPFDSLALLLVIAGAGLAFAEALIPGAHFIVVGIALLLAGLLALLFPPLAQPFVLSFLVLAFGALAFYGYRNLDLYGGKGSGRTKDSDSLKGTTGHVTERVTRSGGQVKLESGGFNPYFAARSMDGEIPEGTEVMVIDPGGGNVVKVEPIDFIEDAIDRELARERAGKEKETEEL
- the pyk gene encoding pyruvate kinase, producing MRNAKIVCTLGPASDSRSTVRELANAGMTVARVNASHGSREDRAELIDTIRRVDEATENPLSAMLDMQGPEIRTAEVDEPITLETGSTVRFVEGDDATPEEVGLSVSISNAEPGDAVLLDDGRIETEVEEVEDDAVVAHVVSGGELSSRKGVNVPGVELGLSVVTEKDRQDLRLAAEKGADFVAASFVRDADDVYEVSKVLEEFGADIPIIAKIERRGAVDNLDEIVDAAYGVMVARGDLGVECPMEDVPMIQKRIIRTCQQAGVPVITATEMLDSMVHSRRPTRAEASDVANAVLDGTDAVMLSGETAIGDHPVRVVETMDRIVREVEESDEYDETLEQRVPMSDDTRTDAIARSARYLARDIGASAVVAASESGYTALKVAKFRPGVPVVATTPNDRVRRKLALSWGVNAQYTDLGHSVETIVEDGVQAALDAGVAESGDTVVVLSGMMSELDGSDTANMLKVHVAAETIATGRSVVRGQTVGPAVRSSTGDLSEVPSGGILVLEPDFDGEFTGDTSRLAGIVDSRPGMTGYPALIARELEIPMISGAPLGPTVSDGDEITLDAERGVVYDGDVRSYDRS
- a CDS encoding HVO_2922 family protein — protein: MNSDREYRVTVHPTLQMRVAYTDDGSAVTATVEYRRDGEWEESAGTVELRGREIAVTRDGESVLEKRLSAELIEEYGSSVAGFVGRLANRGDVGKSTTRETGTEPDSWPVAVTQEDGSVVEALRPPAQATFEVYEDHGGEWRWRLVHRNGNIIADGGEGYSSKQAAKNGIKSVKRNTLGAPVEESERPAES